Proteins encoded within one genomic window of Mycolicibacterium aubagnense:
- a CDS encoding DUF3817 domain-containing protein, translated as MTESQPTAVSKDSIRKALTAYRVMAWATGIWLIALCYELVAHYVFNDVSLNWIGIVHGWVYFIYLLCTFNLAVKVRWPLGQTIGTLFAGTVPLLGIIVEHFRTEDVKKRFDL; from the coding sequence ATGACCGAGTCCCAGCCGACCGCCGTGTCGAAAGACTCCATCCGCAAGGCGCTGACCGCCTACCGCGTGATGGCGTGGGCGACCGGTATCTGGCTCATCGCGCTCTGCTACGAGCTGGTCGCGCACTACGTCTTCAACGACGTGAGCCTGAACTGGATCGGCATCGTGCACGGCTGGGTGTACTTCATCTACCTGCTGTGCACGTTCAACCTGGCGGTCAAGGTCCGCTGGCCGCTGGGCCAGACCATCGGCACGCTCTTCGCCGGCACGGTCCCGCTGCTCGGCATCATCGTCGAGCACTTCCGCACCGAAGACGTCAAGAAGCGCTTCGACCTCTGA
- a CDS encoding fatty acid desaturase family protein, with product MPINDIAAYARLTPADVEAFGADLDTIRADIEESLGAKDATYIRRVIAFQRLLDIAARLQIARSRSRGGWAVGAVALAYAKTIENMEIGHNVSHGQWDWMNDPEIHSNTWEWDMVGPSSQWRYSHNYRHHVFTNVVGVDDDLGFGVLRVTRDQLWKPADLWQPLRNIFLALVFEWGIARHGFHSETERASTHEARQAVKKAMLVKIARQTAKDYFVLPALSLRRWRRTLTANATANLLRNLWSYVVIFCGHFPDGVQTFAPEVLQSETRAEWYLRQMLGAANFKAGRALAFSSGNLCYQIEHHLFPDLPSNRLAQVSVRVRQLCDKYDVPYTTGSLTRQYLQTLRTIFRLALPDGTWAGTRR from the coding sequence TTGCCTATCAATGATATTGCCGCGTATGCGCGGCTGACCCCAGCGGACGTCGAAGCCTTCGGGGCCGATCTGGACACCATTCGTGCCGACATCGAAGAATCCCTCGGCGCGAAAGACGCCACCTATATCCGCCGCGTCATCGCATTCCAGCGACTCCTGGACATTGCCGCTCGGCTACAGATCGCTCGGAGCCGGTCCAGGGGCGGCTGGGCGGTGGGCGCCGTGGCACTGGCCTACGCGAAAACCATTGAGAATATGGAGATTGGGCACAATGTCTCCCACGGCCAATGGGACTGGATGAACGATCCGGAAATCCATTCGAACACCTGGGAATGGGACATGGTGGGGCCGTCGTCGCAGTGGCGTTACTCGCACAACTACCGCCACCACGTGTTCACCAATGTGGTCGGTGTGGATGACGACCTTGGATTCGGCGTGCTGCGGGTGACCCGCGATCAACTGTGGAAGCCCGCGGATCTGTGGCAACCGCTGCGAAACATATTTCTGGCCTTGGTCTTTGAGTGGGGAATCGCGCGCCACGGCTTTCACTCCGAGACGGAGAGGGCAAGCACCCACGAGGCCAGGCAGGCTGTGAAGAAGGCGATGCTGGTGAAGATCGCTCGGCAGACCGCCAAGGACTATTTCGTCCTGCCCGCCCTGAGTCTGCGCCGCTGGCGCCGGACGCTGACCGCCAACGCGACCGCCAACCTGCTCCGCAACCTCTGGTCCTATGTGGTCATCTTCTGCGGGCATTTCCCCGATGGCGTGCAGACATTTGCTCCGGAAGTCCTTCAGTCCGAGACCAGGGCGGAATGGTATCTGCGCCAAATGCTGGGCGCAGCGAACTTCAAAGCCGGTCGGGCACTGGCATTTTCGAGTGGGAACCTGTGTTACCAGATCGAGCATCACTTGTTTCCGGATCTGCCGAGCAATCGGTTGGCGCAGGTCAGTGTTCGGGTGCGTCAGCTATGCGACAAGTACGACGTGCCCTACACCACCGGCTCGCTCACTCGGCAGTACCTGCAGACCTTGCGCACCATCTTCCGACTGGCGCTCCCGGATGGCACCTGGGCCGGCACACGCCGATGA
- a CDS encoding CsbD family protein, protein MNFAKTMAHKAKRGSDAVKSYFGLAIGDNGPSDETRTQQATDAGQARAKIKRAFEA, encoded by the coding sequence ATGAATTTTGCAAAAACGATGGCCCACAAGGCGAAACGTGGTTCAGATGCCGTCAAGAGCTATTTCGGCCTTGCCATCGGCGACAACGGCCCGAGCGATGAAACGAGGACGCAACAAGCCACGGATGCCGGGCAGGCGCGCGCCAAGATCAAACGCGCCTTCGAGGCCTGA
- a CDS encoding glycosyltransferase: protein MKSQATLQFSKTPVLSRQSSGLPSFGVLSTYPPTRCGLATFSAALTHGLAANGADVSVVRVADGSPTSHGRVIGELTNGSAASAAAAADLLSQSDVAVIQHEYGIYGGPDGDQVVDIIGALRVPSIVVAHTIPRHPTRRQRSVLEAIVTLADQVVVLSDAANAQLRHGFDVDRRKISTIPHGATVPVHGYTKRSGPPTVLTWGLLGPGKGVERVIDAMGELHHLNSRPRYLIAGETHPKVFAADGEAYRNARIEQARRIGVADAVRFDASYRDVPSLIALMLSAAVVVLPYDSTDQTTSGVLVDTIATGRPVVATAFPHAVDLLSTGAGIVVPHDDPDALRTALRSVLTQPRLAGAMSAEARRLAPAMSWPITARSYQALAQRILTKRPERTWLP, encoded by the coding sequence ATGAAATCTCAAGCCACTCTTCAATTTTCGAAAACACCGGTGTTGAGTCGCCAAAGTTCCGGCCTACCGAGCTTCGGGGTTCTCAGCACGTATCCTCCGACCCGATGCGGTCTGGCAACCTTCAGCGCCGCACTCACCCACGGGCTCGCCGCCAACGGCGCCGATGTCAGCGTGGTTCGCGTCGCAGACGGGTCACCCACCAGTCACGGTCGTGTCATCGGTGAACTGACCAACGGATCGGCAGCGTCAGCGGCAGCGGCAGCGGACTTGCTCAGCCAGAGTGACGTTGCGGTGATCCAGCACGAGTACGGCATCTACGGCGGCCCAGACGGCGATCAAGTCGTGGACATCATCGGCGCTCTGCGGGTCCCCTCGATCGTTGTCGCGCATACGATCCCGAGGCATCCGACCAGACGCCAGCGTTCAGTGCTCGAAGCCATCGTGACGCTCGCCGACCAGGTGGTGGTGCTGTCCGACGCCGCGAATGCGCAACTGCGTCATGGGTTCGACGTTGACCGGCGGAAGATCAGCACGATCCCGCACGGCGCGACCGTTCCGGTTCACGGCTACACGAAGCGCAGCGGTCCGCCGACGGTGTTGACGTGGGGCCTACTGGGACCGGGCAAGGGGGTTGAACGCGTCATCGATGCGATGGGCGAGCTGCACCATCTCAACAGCCGGCCGCGTTACCTGATTGCCGGCGAGACCCATCCAAAGGTGTTTGCCGCTGACGGCGAGGCCTACCGCAACGCTCGTATCGAGCAGGCCCGGCGCATCGGGGTGGCCGATGCGGTCCGCTTCGATGCCAGTTACCGCGATGTGCCGTCATTGATCGCGCTGATGCTGTCCGCAGCAGTGGTTGTGCTGCCGTATGACTCCACCGATCAGACCACGTCCGGTGTCCTGGTCGACACCATCGCCACTGGTCGGCCGGTTGTCGCCACGGCTTTCCCGCATGCGGTCGACTTGCTGTCCACCGGTGCCGGCATCGTGGTTCCGCACGATGACCCCGACGCGCTACGCACGGCGCTGCGCTCGGTACTGACTCAGCCGCGGTTGGCCGGCGCGATGTCGGCTGAGGCCCGCCGGCTCGCTCCGGCGATGTCATGGCCGATCACAGCCAGGTCGTATCAAGCTCTGGCCCAACGAATTCTGACCAAGCGACCGGAGCGAACGTGGCTGCCGTAG
- a CDS encoding glycosyltransferase, translated as MTDRHGTFEHACGAEPRIEHGYCTDDMARVLVVASREPDAGDAVHALARLAVKFLNEAQSFAGGCRNRMDCNGRWTDDFTFEDCWGRCLWSLGTAAAHSDIGLVRSLSAVQFERAARGRSAWPRAKAFAALGAAELLSVQPDHAPARQLINDYAAGVAERNGDLDWPWPEARLTYANALLPEAMIAAGVARDDSTLCQRGLELLEWLIDCETVDGHLSVSPAGGWAPGEHRPAFDQQPIEVATLADACARAADVDASSIWPNTVRVAAAWFEGANDVGATMWNPATGAGFDGLEADGINMNQGAESTLAVLSTFQQARRLVSVSP; from the coding sequence ATGACTGATAGGCATGGCACCTTCGAGCATGCGTGTGGCGCCGAGCCCCGCATCGAGCACGGTTATTGCACGGACGACATGGCCAGAGTTCTGGTAGTTGCCAGTCGCGAACCGGACGCTGGGGACGCGGTGCACGCACTGGCCAGATTGGCGGTGAAGTTCCTCAACGAGGCCCAGTCTTTTGCCGGTGGTTGCCGTAACCGGATGGACTGCAACGGTCGGTGGACCGACGACTTTACATTCGAGGACTGCTGGGGACGTTGCCTGTGGAGTTTGGGCACGGCCGCCGCGCACAGCGATATCGGTCTGGTCCGCAGCCTGTCGGCGGTCCAGTTCGAGCGTGCCGCACGCGGCCGGTCGGCCTGGCCGCGGGCCAAGGCGTTCGCGGCGCTGGGTGCCGCCGAGCTGCTCAGTGTCCAGCCTGACCACGCACCGGCGCGCCAACTCATCAACGACTACGCCGCGGGCGTTGCGGAGCGCAATGGTGACCTCGATTGGCCCTGGCCGGAGGCGCGGCTGACATACGCGAATGCGTTGCTGCCCGAGGCGATGATCGCTGCGGGCGTCGCCCGTGACGACTCCACGCTCTGCCAACGCGGCTTGGAACTGCTGGAATGGCTGATCGATTGCGAGACGGTGGACGGGCATCTGTCGGTGAGCCCGGCCGGGGGCTGGGCGCCCGGCGAGCATCGGCCCGCCTTCGACCAGCAGCCCATCGAGGTGGCCACGCTCGCCGATGCGTGCGCCCGCGCCGCGGACGTGGACGCCAGCTCCATCTGGCCCAACACCGTCCGGGTTGCCGCGGCCTGGTTCGAGGGCGCGAACGACGTGGGAGCGACGATGTGGAATCCGGCAACCGGCGCTGGATTCGACGGACTAGAGGCTGACGGCATCAACATGAACCAGGGCGCCGAATCGACGCTGGCGGTGCTGTCCACGTTTCAGCAGGCGCGCCGCCTGGTATCGGTGTCGCCGTGA